A segment of the Scophthalmus maximus strain ysfricsl-2021 chromosome 11, ASM2237912v1, whole genome shotgun sequence genome:
GCAACTTGattaatttcatgttttaagTTTCATGTGATACTTGCTGTGACCACTGGAGCGCAGTATACACTCATTGAAGTTAACAGTGTTCTTTGTCCCTCAGTTAACTTGTTTATGAgtaaatatgcatttatataCACTACCCGCCTATATTCACAGTGTTTAATAACTCTTGACGTTCATGGGTTAAAACCACCCTTACACAATTAATATTAGCATTAGAAGAGCTAACAGTGTGCCGCTTGTCTGCCTCATTAGTTTAGAGCGGTGCGTTATTTCTGGTAATaccatttttttacattagcacGCACGAAAATCTCATGCTAGATTAATTTAAccaaatatttaacatgactGCAGTGTAAAGAAACAGTTTATAGATCAGCTACACTCACGAAGAATGACCCCACAACTGTTCATTGTTTTAACAGGCAAATTATACGtcaaataagaacaaaaacatcataaatattttttttaaattagccaaattatattgaaaaaaatataaaatatacatgtatatatatatatatatatatatatatatatatatatatatatatatattaaaatgtaatctatcaccctgctgctgcttgagTGATGAGCTCtcactgccctctagtggtcacAGAAGAACAGAGACATTAATCAGCACAACGTACTGGTACTTTCGGCAAATACTTTCAAAATACAGTTAACAAACTAAAGCTATTAGTTTGACTTAACCTGTTTAAcagtttaaatattcaaatcatcCTTTTATTGCACAGGttttttgatttaaagaaaaaccaTAGAGATATTACCGTGTAGTTAGTACCAACAACATAAACAGGATATTGTTACCTACTGTGACCACTAGAGGACAGTGTCTGCGTAGCTCAAGTGTATGTAGAACTCATACTTTTTTTAGTCCATATTCTGTAGTGTACATAGATTTACTATTTAATACCGGTAGTGTTGCATATTTTGTTTATCGTCATCcaatttatttacttttgacaGCCTGCAGCTCACAGGCGTCCTAAATTCAACTCATAAAAGTCACACACTTTACCACTGGACTCGAGACAACCGTACCTGCTGAATGGGCTTACCTGCTGTGGTAGGAACACAATGATGCCGAATTACGTCTTTGACATGAAGTGTCCACTGCTTAAAAAATGACATGcggacatgaaataaaaagtggaaaaagttACCCAGCGGGATATGAATTCTGATTCAATAGTATTCGACCTTTTGCTCACAGACTTTTGGTCTGATCCGACAAACAGAACGCAGGCTCGCGCTGGGAGTTGTATAGCCATCCCTGTAATTAGCGTCGATGCAAAACACCTGCGTATCGCTGACATGACGTCACACGTGGGCGTCGAGAGGAAATGACGTGTGGAGACTTCTAGTGCACTATTCTATAGATCTTTGCAGACAGGGCACGGCTCGCAATATTGTTTGATTAATAGGATTGCTATTTTTCTCTTACTTTTCCCCCCATATGTATTGTGCATGTTGATTTTGCTGGGTATGTTGAGGCACACAGAGTTTAAACTGTTTCTGACAGAACACATACTGGCATCGTGACTAACATTTcttttgagatatatatatatatatatatatatatagcattttttttttttttacagctgtttgAAAACACTGTTGCAGACTCTTGCATCACATTTCAAGGCTGTCGTGTTTGTCGACAGGGACCgtacaaaatatgaatttcttCACCAGAATCACACTCAGAAGAAATCGCAACTCAAACTTTTATGCTCCTACACAATAAACCCGGACAACCTCAGGGTAAACTGTAGTGGTTGTAAAGGAAGTAAGGTCAGGATGAGGCACATTACACACTGGTGAACAACACCACCGCTCTGCCTTTACATAACATTAGTGTACGACAATGAGCAGTTGTTTCaccttctgtgtgtctgttatttTAATCCTGTGTGCCGACGGCGGAGGATATCGTTTTCACCTTTGgaaaaaataactcaacaacacaTGGATGGATATTCATCAAACTTGGAGGGAAAATAACTTGGGAGGTTATCTCCAGCTGATTAAGTTTTAGAGTTGATCGGTCGAAGGTCAAGGTTTCAGGGTCAACaaaaaatatggtctgaaaacattatttttcaatgtATCTCCGCAAAATAATATAAGCCAGAGACGATCTTTTGGAAattatttctgtctttgctttAGATCGCTTATCAACATAACtatggatgaaaacaaaaaaagcaacactttattcaaatcaattttattaATTGCCTGTATTATAATGTTTTAATACTATCCCaataattattaaatatcaCATGGGAAAAAATGGTTACATTATTTCAACTGCATCAAAAACTACCACAGATCAAAAATCTTGAacagtaagaaaaaagaaaaaaacacctgtcGTGGTAAGATTCTGTGTCCGTATGATAGCAAAAACATCTGAAGGTAAATACCATTTCATGCGTTAGTGGGTGGAAATTAAGACACTTAACTTGGATTACCGAGATGAACTTGAACGCAACACagcaatgttttcttttcacagtgtGAACTTGGTATCTTATCCTACAGGACAGCACTACAGCTTGAATATGACTGACCAAAAAAACAGTGGCTGCAAAGAGATCTTTGCACTTTCTTGAACAATATACCAGGAACAAAATATCATGAGTActaatgacagaaaaaaaatcctttcacagtaaatacaatataaaacagtACAATATTAATTGGATAACAAATATTATGAGTTTAtaaaattccatttttttttaccattatttacaaatgttaCTCTTTCCACCTTGCACACATAACCTCTATAGTTTGAGCTTTGgctccattttttatttttttatctttgtaaGCTGTGACCAAAAATTCACGAGTGACTGCCGAGAATCTCGTCCAAATTGATGTCTTTCATCCAGTCATCATTCCCAGAGCCAGACTTGAGCAGGGAGTCTATGAAGTCTGAGTCTGTGTTGATGCCGGGGACTGTGTTGTCTCCCTCAGGCAGGAAGTCAAAGGTCAGGCGGCTGGCTCTGCTATTCTGGTGGTAGCTGGTAGAACCGGGGCTGGGCTCTGCAAAGTTGCCTGCTGGCACCCTCTGTTCAGGAGAGGCCTGGTTCAGGTTTCCCACCGCCGATGGAGAGCCCATGATTGGCTGGCTTGGTCTTGGGCCTGTGTCTCTTAGCGAAGGGTTAAGAGGGAGCATCCCTATATCTGGTGCTACCTGGTTCGGAGGGCCGATGTGCCTCTGCTGGTACGGGTGGTTCGGCATGTCCAGCTGCGCACCCTGTGACTGTAGCGGGTTGGGTAACCGCCTAACACCGAGTCCAGTTGTCACTTGCTTGTTGGCCGAGCCCCAGCCCATGTTGACATTTGCCAATAAGCCTCCGAGACCCTGCCCCGGCACCCCCGAGGAATGCAGGTCAGCTGTCATTCTCGGATGTTGTACACCTGCTGCATTGCTCATCCCAAAGGAACCCCCTTGCGTGTTTGGTCCCAGGAACCTAGGTTTATTTTGATTGAGTCCAATTTTATTCTGACTGTTGTGCTGCTGGAATTGGCCGATACAAGGAGTCTGATGGCAGTCAGGTGCGATGCCAAATCTGCGCTCCGATGGTGAAGGACCCATCTTTGAACCAGACCCACTGGGGAGGTGACAAGACATGGACTGCAGGTCATTCTCTGGGCCGTTGCTGGAGGACGGGGTGGAGTTTTGACCTGAAGACATATCAAGATATCAGATCAAATAATTGATAATTGGTCACTTGTCAAAAATGTCTGTCTGATCAGAAATGTACAGTACCTGTGAAGATGTGTCCTTGCTTAAGTCCCACCATGCTTCTTGACTGCTTATAATCAGGAGGTGGTCTTGTGAGATGACGACTGAACTGATCGTGTGCATTGTCTTtatcctgaaaagaaaagacaaagttgtTAATACTAATTATGCAATTAATCATTTCATACAGATTCTCACTAAATCTTAAGTGACAGTGTAAATGTAGCTTACTGAATTGCTGATGGTGTGCTGCTGTTGGTTGAGCTGTCTCTGCATGGCTGGACCTTTGATCGGGCCTTTCTGCTGGTTGTTGGGCGCCGAGGCACGTGGCTGCGACTGGGCCGACATGACTCCCAAGCTTCCATTAATGGGCAGCCTTGGACCAGGGGGAACACCCTTAGAAGAAGACACACATGTTGGTTTTACATTAAGCGTCAAGTGTCGCtgcttttgaatttttgaaTACACCTTTTTGGCCTTTCTCTGCTAAGTGCAGCGAAATCTGTTTGGGAAAAACATGAAAGCAAAAGAATGCAATAATGTCCAttggccactagatggcagtgtcTACAAGACATCCTGGATCTGTGTCAAAGAGGCTATTCAACCCCCAGAATGTGGTCAAGGCTACTCCCTCTGCAGATAAAAAGGGAGACTTggagagaggatttttttttttttggaagggggATTGCGAGCCCTCCTCAAGGCTTACTTCTCCCTTGATAATTGTGTCTAAAGAGAGTGGAAAGAATCCCTGAGACAGCAGAAAATGTGTGCCGATAGGGAGTTAAGCGCCAGCACCATGACTACCTCCATTTAAGCTCTCCTCTACTGATCACTGTTATGTTTGGCAAGGAGTCATTCGGTCCTCTAGAAAAACCCATTTGGCTCCTGACACTATCAAGCTGATTAAAACGTTGTAGTCGGCAGCACTCAAAAGAAATTGAGACCTCCAAACTAGCTTTTTATTTGTAATCGTGTGCTGGCCGAATGTTTGCTTTTGCAGACATGCTTTCACCATCGTGGAACGCCCATGAGATGTTACATCTCCTTGTAatgcatatcattttttttgtgcttttttttgtaagGCAGCTGTGCAGGTCATCCGAGCGCTGCGAGAGTATAATGCTAAACCAGTCTTTCTtgtggacaaaaagacactctCAGTGTGCTCGGGCTTCGACAAAGTGCAAGCGCTTGAAAGAGGTTAACGTGCACCAAATCCAAGTCAACACACGCTGTGTGTACAGTGTCACTCGTTGTGTTGACTTAAAATATTTCCCAGGGTGAAGTGGATTAAATCCAACGGTGCATTTAGCAGAAGCTATTACTTAGAGAACAGATTCTTTGCAGAGGACGAATCTCTAAAGGGGTGGTGACTTTGTGGTCccgaaagaaaaacagaaagaaaagagagggaagtgtgtgagtgtgtgcgcgtgtgcgtgcgtgactccgtgtgtgtgtgtgtgtgtgtgtgtgtgtgtgtgataatgaaTGGGGCCGAAAAATATGGAGAGCTAACGAGACCGGattagaggaggaggggagtcgAAACTCTCCAGGAGTCACAAGCCATTTCAGACGAGCTAATATTCGCCTCCTTTGCCTTGAGTTCAACCCACACAGCAAACCAAGCATGGCAATGAGGTTACGCAGGGACTAAAACATCAAAACAGCGGTTTCTCCTGTTACTCTAGGAAGCTAGAGCCACTGGCTTTGCTCCGGCGTAACCAGACTGTGAGAAACTGTGTCCATCACAGACAGTTCTCCCCACAGAAGGTCCACCGGAGAGGGCTTGTTCCATCGCTGTTGTAAGACTAACCCAATGAGGGGTGTTTTAGCATGTACAACTGAGTAATCCCCTCTGTCATCCTCATGTGTCATAAAGCTGTTTTCCGcatactaccccccccccttattcTTCACAAGCTTGTTGTAAATGAATACCACATGTGGCTCGGGCctcagagaagcagcagagtgATTTAGTCTCCCATCCTGCGGCAGTGTAGGCAGCTGACGGTGATCCAGGCCCAGCCTCTGCCGGCTCTCACACTGCACTTCCTCCACTCTGGACTCAGGACGCTGTCCCCGGGGAGCACCTCGGCATCTGGACTTGGCCGCAGCCCCCTTTTCCCAGGAAACAAGAACTAACTTCACAGCACCGCCGGAGTGACCTGGTATAGGCTCAAACCTCTCGGCCCTCTCGTGCCACAAGATCACCAAACAACACTTGAGGAATCCTTATTTACTACACGTTGCAGTCATGATTTAGGGGGGTTTCTGCCCATTTTTAGAAATGCAGAAACTCTCAGAAAGAAAAGTACGAGCTCTTGGGGGGGAGCAATGGGGATCTACAGTGTATTAGCTGAAGCTAATGACTAAAGTGATGAAATTACTGTAAAATCTCTAACAGTGTTGCGTTACGCTGATCAGATGTAAGTCACCCTGGATCAGACCGCCTGCCAAACGTAAATCTGAAcgtaacagcaacacaaaataGTTTGCCCGTATATGGGGATGATACAACatgacaaaagtttttttttactcttcttgATCAGAACTGTGTGATGCTTAAAATTATAGAACTAAACAGTGAAAATTGCAAATCTGTCATGGAGGCAGTAACTGTTTCACTACAATCAAATCCCCATTGTGaaaattctctttcttttccttgctATATTAAATAACAAGAGGGGTGTAAATATCAAAAACACCTAAGTTTGTGCCAGAAAACAAtttactttttgtatttcttttttttttctgcacctgCACGGATGGCTGTAAGGCATTTAGTCTGCCAGAAaattgcaaatatattttttttacgtttttcCACAGCGgcaaccaaaaaaaccccccaaagagttttatttcagacatcataaatgtcattttgaacACGTCGGGGATTGTCTTTCTTCTGCTACGGAAACTGTCATGCGTGATTTTCTCTCTCGGTGTAACACAACATGGCTTCACTGCTGACGTGACCCGCAGCACAACACTTTGTCCTTCAAACAGCATTGCCCACCGACCACAGCAACTCAGGGTTTCATAATGCATTAGCGTCCTCTCCAGTGAGCAGCGTGCAGCCACACTTTTTCATACTTTAAGCGagtgaggtgtttttttgtgtgtgtgtgtgtgttcgtgtgtgtgtgtgtgtgtgtgtgtgtgtgtgtgtgacctcctgGTAAGGGAGTTGCAGAGTGGTGGCTTTGAATGTTGACACGTCTGACTCAGCAACTGATTATTAAACTGTACGAAGCTTCAAACGAGCACCGACGCTCCCAAAGCTGTGgctgttcataaaaaaaaaaaaaaaaagaaggtcttCAGCCCCTCTCAGTCGGAGGAAGCCCGACGCTGGTCACTAGTGATACTCGGGGGATCCGGGCACTCTTTCAGGACCTTTATTTTTCCAGCATTACTAATTCAATTCACTGTGGGAAGAGActccactctttttttctctcccctctgtgaGCTGTCGCTTCCATTAGCCGGGCTTTTAACCCTGTCCACGCTGAATGCAGAAGACAAACACTGTCAttcgccctttttttttttttaagcactttCCTCTCCACAATTCCTACAACCACCATACGCCAAGCTTcgtgtttgtatattttttaattcgTTCAAACAATTAAAGCCCAATGTACTTGGAAGGAAAGTTGTCTCGCCAAATCCTTGCCCGTCATGAACTCCAGCGAAGCTTCATGTCCTCAGCATTTTAAAGAGCAGAGGTGACCGAGCTTTTTACTTGAAGGAGCTTCCGGCTTTGGAAAAGTTgcctttttaaataattcatcaaaatccatttcaggctttttcattatttgatatCCAGCTCTTCAAAGTCTCTTCCATTTCCCTTTcactacagtttttttttttaatcacgtaCCAGTTTTATAATTAATTATGCCACAGTAAGTTTGGAACGACAGAAATATGATCATCACTAATTATCAGCAAAGCTTAtattaacacaaacaccaatACTAATGCTTAAAGATTATGCTAATTCTATCTTAACCAGTAATTCtacttttgattaaaaaaattttttataaagaaaatcaatatttccTATGGAAAAATATCCGACATTTCACGTAATGGGGTCATTTTGAGTTATtcaataatgatttttttaaaaacatgttcgCCTTTTACAATATAATAGGAACCtgttataatgaaaatatttcatagGGACTGTAAAGGTGGGTTTTAATACAAGCCGTTTACATGCACTGCTACACGTTTTGCTTGGAGTGTAAATGGCTCTCTGCTTTAGTGGTAGAACTGGTTCTGTTACACCCATGCGTGATGATGTATTTGTCATCCTATCTTGTTTACTTCAATGGCTGTGTAacccgctccccccccccccgtccctctcaCAGTCACTCAAGCACTTCCCTTGATCTGGAGAGGGTTATGAGAGCTCTCTTGCGCGGCTTTGCATTATCATTTCACACAAAGACGGCTGCAGATACTGTTAGTgcaaaaatgaaagagaggggACGGCCTAAATCTCCCCAATCATAACAAATCAGCGATTCAACCTCCGGCACCAGGCTAAGCAGATTACTGTCATTTTCCAGCACTTGTCCCTTGTAGCCAACAACCTCCAATTAGCAAATCCCGCTGTGCATATCTGTGCCCTGACGGGGAGCCACCATGACAAGCAAAGAAATTAGAAGTCCTGCATGTTAATCTACCGCGGTCTGGCAATCTGTGTCATCGTCAAAGCACTTTCAGgggaaaaatacatattcaacaGCAGAGgcacagacagcagcaagaaCAATGACAAGACAGTCCCAGAACAAACAGCGCCGTACTGGAGACTGCTGCATGCAAACAGAGGACACCGACTGATGAGGCGGACTGGAGAGAGTTAGTTTAGACTGTGCCGTGCTTAATGTTGCTACACCTTCAGCAGAGGGAATGACAACCTGtgctattatttattttatatacagGGGCATGAAATACACAGGCCACTTAAGTTAGAATCTGGcacaaaatgaatacaaatcatAAAAGAATAGGACAGAAAATGCTCTTTCAGCTTTTCACAATTAGTCAAATTTGTATATCTAAGCCATGGCACTATGGCATAATCCATAGTGTTCAGACACTATGGATTATGGTTACATGATTTCGTTGAATTAGCTGTGCTATATGTTTAATGATCATCAAGCACATAATCCAATCCACCATACATACACAGTGGTATAAGCTGTATAGTTAACTGTCTGATAAAAAACTAGTCTGTGTTGGTGATGTTAATGTTTACACTAAAACTGGATTCCATGCTCCTCTATAGTTTTTTCCGGTAAACTAAGCGCAAGGCTGATTTGATTCAATTAGCAAAAAGTTACACGAGAGGTTTTCAGCTAATAACATATGTGGAGGGATTTTGAACGGCGCTCTTACCTGTCGCTGTTGTGCCAGTTTGAACGGCAGCCCGGCGGGAACAGACTTGGGTGGCAGACAGAGGGCCCCTGAGGCGGAGATCTGTTGGTTCTGGTAGTGCAGAGCTGAATGTGGCTGATTCTGGCAGGTTGACggcgactgctgctgctgggctgaAGTCTTGTTCACCGCGCCGGCCATGATAGACATCGGTAGACTGGCCGAATGGGGCGCTTTGGGGCTGAAGTGCAATGTGGGCTTGGTGCTAAGAACCTTCATGTCCAAGTGATGGGAGCCACCGTGGCCGTTTGACTTGAAGAGGCAGTTGTTGATCCCTTTACTCTGGGGGCCGATCCTCTGCTGGCTAACCTGGGCCGTGCTGGAGACATTGTCCTGGGCGAAGGTGCTGGTGGCGGCGTGGCTGCTCATGGCAGGAGCCCAGCTGGTCAGTCCCACAGGTGGCGGTTGGTGGTGGAGATGGAGCAGAGAGCTGGGCTGCTGCTGGTTTGCGGCCATCAGCTTCAGCTGCTCTGCGTGGGATATTTCCGGCCAGCAGGGCATGGCTCTGGGGTGTCCTGCCTGAGTGTTAGCTTTCTGCGACGTGTTGGTGGACGAGGTGCTGGTCAATGTAAAAGAGGGCCCTGCTGAGGCTGGCCGGAGCTGTGGCGAGCCACAGTGAACCTGGCCAAAATCCGGGGAGTGCTCCATCTTAATCTGCTTCTCCATTGGGGAACACAGACTGGCAGCTGCGCCTGCTGAGCTTGGCCGACCTAGATCCAACCCGAACGTATCATCCTGTTTCAGCATCTTCTCGAACTCCAGATCGTTCAGCGGGGGCACTGTCTTTGTCAGCTCATCAAACAGGTCCTGCAGATCTGGGTCAATCTGAACACCACCTTCGTCCTTGAAGTCAAAAATCATCTCTGTGTTCGACTGGCCACAAGACGGGACCTCGATGGGctcctttttcatttccttcaggGTCATGTTGAATATGTCTGAGCCCACTCCGT
Coding sequences within it:
- the zmp:0000001236 gene encoding mastermind-like protein 2 produces the protein MGEATPAQSASGAFVPMLGVGLGGMPGGAAGGPGAAASRGSAVPQLHNAIVERLRARIELCRRHHSTCESRYQRGQAESSDREHESTLHLLNIVHQGPGSRKTKGGRAANQQPPEYSRSNGEQKGAEGAQKSSTRIALQGSLRRKIEGHAPGHLPKQNGLSCSFSGPDFKRVRMDTGGLGHGPCNHNLTQTHSLQGSSAMGMQRKNYMMPHGVGSDIFNMTLKEMKKEPIEVPSCGQSNTEMIFDFKDEGGVQIDPDLQDLFDELTKTVPPLNDLEFEKMLKQDDTFGLDLGRPSSAGAAASLCSPMEKQIKMEHSPDFGQVHCGSPQLRPASAGPSFTLTSTSSTNTSQKANTQAGHPRAMPCWPEISHAEQLKLMAANQQQPSSLLHLHHQPPPVGLTSWAPAMSSHAATSTFAQDNVSSTAQVSQQRIGPQSKGINNCLFKSNGHGGSHHLDMKVLSTKPTLHFSPKAPHSASLPMSIMAGAVNKTSAQQQQSPSTCQNQPHSALHYQNQQISASGALCLPPKSVPAGLPFKLAQQRQGVPPGPRLPINGSLGVMSAQSQPRASAPNNQQKGPIKGPAMQRQLNQQQHTISNSDKDNAHDQFSRHLTRPPPDYKQSRSMVGLKQGHIFTGQNSTPSSSNGPENDLQSMSCHLPSGSGSKMGPSPSERRFGIAPDCHQTPCIGQFQQHNSQNKIGLNQNKPRFLGPNTQGGSFGMSNAAGVQHPRMTADLHSSGVPGQGLGGLLANVNMGWGSANKQVTTGLGVRRLPNPLQSQGAQLDMPNHPYQQRHIGPPNQVAPDIGMLPLNPSLRDTGPRPSQPIMGSPSAVGNLNQASPEQRVPAGNFAEPSPGSTSYHQNSRASRLTFDFLPEGDNTVPGINTDSDFIDSLLKSGSGNDDWMKDINLDEILGSHS